A single genomic interval of Primulina huaijiensis isolate GDHJ02 chromosome 7, ASM1229523v2, whole genome shotgun sequence harbors:
- the LOC140980081 gene encoding SAGA-associated factor 11-like isoform X2: MSMLKENDVSSTSELCSDLFRDLLDSIIIDVASESHRIVRLGLDSKFDLEEEELRLSAEARARASEPSHSGEANGKYVDIFGQTHPPIANEIFNCMNCGRSIMAGRFAPHLEKCMGKGRKARIKATRSTTASQNRHTRGSSLSAQPANTNPNRVPNGSFGIAGEEYSNGTLDEP; this comes from the exons ATGTCAATGCTGAAAGAGAACGACGTTTCTTCTACCTCTGAG TTGTGCTCTGACCTTTTCAGAGACCTTCTTGATTCCATCATCATTGATGTTGCATCGGAGTCGCACCGTATTGTCAGACTAGGACTTGATAGTAAATTTGACCTAGAGGAAGAAGAACTAAGGTTGTCTGCCGAAGCAAGAGCAAGGGCCTCTGAACCAAGTCATAGCGGCGAAGCAAATGGAAAATATGTTGATATATTTGGGCAAACTCACCCTCCAATTGCAAATGAAATATTCAACTGCATGAACTGTGGGAGGTCTATTATGGCTGGAAGATTTGCGCCACACTTGGAGAAGTGCATGGGCAAG GGTAGGAAGGCTCGTATCAAGGCAACAAGAAGTACTACAGCTTCACAGAACCGGCACACACGAGGAAGCTCTCTTTCCGCTCAGCCAGCAAACACTAATCCCAACCGCGTGCCAAATGGAAGTTTTGGAATTGCCGGGGAAGAATACTCAAATGGCACACTGGATGAGCCATGA
- the LOC140980081 gene encoding SAGA-associated factor 11-like isoform X1 has protein sequence MGFKRMGKNFESLFVFEFLKWQLALHSHFALVDCVRGLHNRDKHRRSGVLSMSMLKENDVSSTSELCSDLFRDLLDSIIIDVASESHRIVRLGLDSKFDLEEEELRLSAEARARASEPSHSGEANGKYVDIFGQTHPPIANEIFNCMNCGRSIMAGRFAPHLEKCMGKGRKARIKATRSTTASQNRHTRGSSLSAQPANTNPNRVPNGSFGIAGEEYSNGTLDEP, from the exons ATGGGATTTAAAAGAATGGGGAAGAACTTTGAATCATTgtttgtttttgaatttttgaaatggCAGTTGGCTTTGCATAGTCATTTTGCCTTGGTTGATTGTGTTCGAGGACTGCATAACCGTGATAAGCATCGTCGTTCTGGTGTTTTATCCATGTCAATGCTGAAAGAGAACGACGTTTCTTCTACCTCTGAG TTGTGCTCTGACCTTTTCAGAGACCTTCTTGATTCCATCATCATTGATGTTGCATCGGAGTCGCACCGTATTGTCAGACTAGGACTTGATAGTAAATTTGACCTAGAGGAAGAAGAACTAAGGTTGTCTGCCGAAGCAAGAGCAAGGGCCTCTGAACCAAGTCATAGCGGCGAAGCAAATGGAAAATATGTTGATATATTTGGGCAAACTCACCCTCCAATTGCAAATGAAATATTCAACTGCATGAACTGTGGGAGGTCTATTATGGCTGGAAGATTTGCGCCACACTTGGAGAAGTGCATGGGCAAG GGTAGGAAGGCTCGTATCAAGGCAACAAGAAGTACTACAGCTTCACAGAACCGGCACACACGAGGAAGCTCTCTTTCCGCTCAGCCAGCAAACACTAATCCCAACCGCGTGCCAAATGGAAGTTTTGGAATTGCCGGGGAAGAATACTCAAATGGCACACTGGATGAGCCATGA